In a single window of the Streptomyces sp. NBC_00094 genome:
- a CDS encoding isochorismatase family protein has product MHRALIVVDVQNDFCEGGSLAVTGGADVAAAITDLVGQTAGSSYQYVVATRDHHVDPGAHFAPEGEEPDYVTSWPVHCVAGTEGVGFHPNFAPAVASGAIDSVFDKGAYAAAYSGFEGRDENGRTLAEWLRERDVTEVDVVGIATDHCVRATAVDAAREGFRTHVLLDLTAGVAKATTEKALEELRAAGVRLTGKPVV; this is encoded by the coding sequence ATGCACCGCGCATTGATCGTTGTGGACGTTCAGAACGACTTCTGCGAGGGCGGCAGCCTCGCGGTGACGGGCGGCGCGGACGTCGCCGCCGCCATCACCGACCTGGTCGGCCAGACGGCGGGCAGCTCCTACCAGTACGTCGTGGCCACCCGCGACCACCACGTCGACCCGGGCGCGCACTTCGCCCCGGAGGGCGAGGAACCGGACTACGTCACGTCCTGGCCGGTGCACTGCGTGGCCGGTACGGAGGGCGTCGGCTTCCACCCGAACTTCGCGCCCGCCGTCGCCAGCGGGGCGATCGACTCCGTCTTCGACAAGGGCGCCTACGCGGCGGCGTACAGCGGCTTCGAGGGCCGGGACGAGAACGGGCGGACGCTCGCGGAGTGGCTGCGGGAGCGGGACGTCACCGAGGTCGACGTGGTGGGCATCGCCACCGACCACTGCGTCCGCGCGACGGCCGTGGACGCGGCGCGGGAGGGCTTCCGGACCCATGTGCTGCTCGACCTGACGGCCGGGGTCGCGAAGGCGACGACGGAGAAGGCCCTGGAGGAGCTCCGGGCGGCCGGCGTACGGCTGACGGGCAAGCCGGTGGTGTGA
- a CDS encoding immune inhibitor A domain-containing protein, with protein sequence MTNRRRAIRASAVVVALAATAATASTFTTAWADNHGSVQPAGIQTVDKTTVDHDLEGPYSKQQEQQRKAALEQVLNGDAKVESRNGSKVVKLDSKKYVELGREKTDKIFTILVEFGDKVDTTTLVDRKDDDTTELKPKFGGQPGPLHNQIAQPDRANDNSTAWQADYSRQHFQDLYFGTGKDAKGQPKQSLKTYYEKTSSGRYSVDGGVSDWVKVEYNEARYGSNYCGETNCANVWDTVRDGVTAWAADQKAKGKTDAQIKADLAQYDQWDRYDFDADGNFNEPDGYIDHFQIVHAGEDESAGGGAQGGDALWAHRWYAYGTNAGKTGPDNNKSGGTQIGDTGIWVGDYTMQPENGGLGVFAHEYGHDLGLPDHYDTSGGENSTGFWTLMSSGSWLGQGKDAIGDLPGDMTAWDKLQLGWLNYAKVNDWQRGTKTTHKLGVSEYNTENPQALLVELPKKAVTTDVVAPAEGASQWWSNMGDDLKNTLTRSVDLTGKTSASLELQGWYDIEAEYDYLYTEVSTDGGANWTALDGTADGVALPRDASGASALTGVSEAHKKLVYDLGAYAGKKFDLRFRYQTDGGAGGKGFTADAITLTADGSAVFADGAENGDNGWVSKGFSRIAKGFSKDYEQYYIAENRQYVSYDQTLKVGPYNFGFTGDKSGWVEHYPYQNGLLIWKWDLSQKDNNTSQHEGVGRVLPIDAHPSPLKWSDGTLMRNRVQSYDAPFSISRTDGFQLHKAGVGTWVPSQAGNPTFDDRKGTYWFPETPRAGVKVTDTNTKIQVVKEPKNGQTITVQVGPSTK encoded by the coding sequence GTGACCAACAGACGACGGGCGATCAGAGCGTCCGCAGTCGTCGTGGCGCTCGCGGCCACCGCCGCGACCGCCTCGACCTTCACCACCGCCTGGGCCGACAACCACGGAAGCGTGCAGCCGGCCGGCATCCAGACCGTCGACAAGACGACGGTCGACCACGACCTCGAGGGCCCGTACAGCAAGCAGCAGGAGCAGCAGCGCAAGGCTGCCCTGGAGCAGGTGCTGAACGGCGACGCCAAGGTCGAGAGCCGCAACGGCTCGAAGGTCGTCAAGCTCGACAGCAAGAAGTACGTCGAACTCGGCCGTGAGAAGACCGACAAGATCTTCACGATCCTCGTCGAGTTCGGCGACAAGGTCGACACGACCACCCTTGTCGACCGCAAGGACGACGACACGACCGAGCTCAAGCCGAAGTTCGGCGGCCAGCCCGGTCCCCTGCACAACCAGATAGCCCAGCCGGACCGTGCGAACGACAACTCCACGGCCTGGCAGGCGGACTACAGCCGGCAGCACTTCCAGGACCTGTACTTCGGCACCGGCAAGGACGCCAAGGGACAGCCCAAGCAGTCGCTGAAGACCTACTACGAGAAGACCTCGTCCGGCCGTTACTCGGTCGACGGCGGTGTCTCCGACTGGGTCAAGGTCGAGTACAACGAGGCCCGTTACGGCTCGAACTACTGCGGTGAGACCAACTGCGCCAACGTCTGGGACACCGTCCGTGACGGTGTCACGGCGTGGGCCGCGGACCAGAAGGCCAAGGGCAAGACCGACGCCCAGATCAAGGCCGACCTGGCGCAGTACGACCAGTGGGACCGCTACGACTTCGACGCCGACGGCAACTTCAACGAGCCCGACGGCTACATCGACCACTTCCAGATCGTCCACGCGGGCGAGGACGAGTCGGCGGGCGGCGGCGCCCAGGGCGGCGACGCCCTGTGGGCCCACCGCTGGTACGCGTACGGCACCAACGCCGGCAAGACCGGCCCGGACAACAACAAGTCCGGCGGTACGCAGATCGGTGACACCGGCATCTGGGTCGGCGACTACACGATGCAGCCGGAGAACGGCGGCCTCGGCGTCTTCGCGCACGAGTACGGCCACGACCTCGGTCTGCCGGACCACTACGACACCTCGGGCGGCGAGAACTCGACCGGGTTCTGGACCCTGATGTCGTCCGGTTCCTGGCTCGGCCAGGGCAAGGACGCGATCGGCGACCTGCCCGGCGACATGACCGCCTGGGACAAGCTCCAGCTCGGCTGGCTGAACTACGCCAAGGTCAACGACTGGCAGCGTGGCACCAAGACCACCCACAAGCTGGGCGTCTCGGAGTACAACACCGAGAACCCGCAGGCGCTCCTCGTCGAGCTGCCGAAGAAGGCCGTCACCACCGACGTCGTGGCCCCCGCCGAGGGTGCCTCGCAGTGGTGGAGCAACATGGGCGACGACCTCAAGAACACCCTGACCCGCTCGGTCGACCTGACCGGCAAGACGTCGGCCTCCCTGGAGCTCCAGGGCTGGTACGACATCGAGGCCGAGTACGACTACCTCTACACCGAGGTGTCGACCGACGGCGGCGCCAACTGGACGGCCCTCGACGGCACCGCCGACGGTGTGGCGCTCCCGCGTGACGCCAGCGGCGCCTCGGCGCTGACCGGTGTCTCCGAAGCGCACAAGAAGCTCGTCTACGACCTGGGCGCCTACGCGGGCAAGAAGTTCGACCTCCGCTTCCGCTACCAGACGGACGGCGGCGCGGGCGGCAAGGGCTTCACCGCCGACGCCATCACGCTGACCGCCGACGGTTCCGCGGTCTTCGCCGACGGTGCCGAGAACGGTGACAACGGCTGGGTCTCGAAGGGCTTCTCGCGGATCGCGAAGGGCTTCAGCAAGGACTACGAGCAGTACTACATCGCGGAGAACCGCCAGTACGTCTCGTACGACCAGACCCTCAAGGTCGGCCCGTACAACTTCGGTTTCACGGGTGACAAGTCCGGCTGGGTCGAGCACTACCCGTACCAGAACGGTCTGCTCATCTGGAAGTGGGACCTGTCCCAGAAGGACAACAACACCTCTCAGCACGAGGGGGTGGGGCGGGTCCTCCCGATCGACGCCCACCCGAGCCCGCTGAAGTGGTCCGACGGCACGCTGATGCGCAACCGCGTCCAGTCGTACGACGCCCCGTTCAGCATCTCCCGCACGGATGGCTTCCAGCTGCACAAGGCCGGCGTCGGCACCTGGGTCCCGTCCCAGGCCGGCAACCCGACCTTCGACGACCGCAAGGGCACCTACTGGTTCCCGGAGACCCCGCGCGCGGGTGTCAAGGTAACTGACACCAACACCAAGATCCAGGTCGTCAAGGAGCCGAAGAACGGCCAGACGATCACGGTCCAGGTGGGTCCGTCCACCAAGTAA
- a CDS encoding RDD family protein, protein MSTDQPPPGQPPEEDPFLKRPQEPTPPSAGQPPPDGPPPSGPPPENPYGTPPGTPPGPPPGSPYDNMPPPPPPYGSGYGGGYGGTDPLSGMPPLAESGRRILARLIDWLIIAVPLAIIGIPFDIYTRATEDGNDFGDTVNSLNGGSQLVFQLITIVAYVAYDTVMTAKNGQTLGKKLMKLRVAMLNDGSTPPMSQSLLRAVVLWLPALICCACLWPLLLLILILVDKPYKQGLHDKAAKTVVVTAQ, encoded by the coding sequence ATGAGCACCGACCAGCCGCCGCCCGGCCAGCCGCCCGAGGAGGACCCGTTCCTCAAGAGGCCGCAGGAGCCCACGCCACCCTCCGCGGGTCAGCCGCCACCTGACGGTCCGCCGCCGTCGGGGCCTCCGCCGGAGAACCCGTACGGCACCCCGCCAGGCACCCCGCCGGGGCCCCCGCCGGGGAGCCCGTACGACAACATGCCCCCGCCCCCACCCCCGTACGGGAGCGGTTACGGCGGTGGTTACGGCGGGACCGATCCGCTCTCCGGGATGCCGCCGCTCGCCGAGTCGGGCCGGCGCATCCTCGCGCGGCTGATCGACTGGTTGATCATCGCGGTGCCGCTCGCGATCATCGGCATCCCGTTCGACATCTACACGCGGGCGACCGAGGACGGCAACGACTTCGGGGACACGGTCAACAGCCTCAACGGCGGCAGCCAGCTCGTCTTCCAGCTCATCACGATCGTCGCGTACGTCGCCTACGACACGGTGATGACGGCCAAGAACGGTCAGACGCTCGGCAAGAAGCTGATGAAGCTCCGCGTCGCGATGCTCAACGACGGCTCGACGCCCCCGATGAGCCAGTCGCTGCTGCGGGCGGTCGTGCTGTGGCTGCCCGCGCTGATCTGCTGCGCCTGCCTGTGGCCGCTGCTCCTGCTGATCCTCATCCTGGTCGACAAGCCCTACAAGCAGGGCCTGCACGACAAGGCGGCGAAGACGGTGGTGGTCACCGCCCAGTAG